A genome region from Halorussus pelagicus includes the following:
- the mvk gene encoding mevalonate kinase, with the protein MVVSSAPGKVYLFGEHAVVYGEPAVPCAIERRARVSVQARDDDRIRVHAEDLSLNGFTVEYSDGTEGGPDVDVAQSLVQAGIGYIDAAVEQARDAAGEPDAGFDITVESEIPLGAGLGSSAAVTTAGIDAGARELGVELSTEEIAERAYRAELEVQDGEASRADTFCSATGGAVRVEGDDCRAIEAPDLPFVIGFDGGAGDTGQLVAGVRALREEYDFAADTVESIGDIVRRGEEALVAGDIAELGELMNFNHGLLEALGVSSRSLDQMVWAARDAGAHGAKLTGAGGGGCIVALDPTDSTETALRYTPGCEDAFRAELDTDGVRAEEP; encoded by the coding sequence GCGGTCGTCTACGGCGAACCGGCGGTTCCCTGCGCCATCGAGCGCCGAGCGCGGGTGTCCGTCCAAGCGCGCGACGACGACCGCATCCGAGTTCACGCCGAGGACCTGAGTCTCAACGGGTTCACGGTCGAGTACAGCGACGGAACCGAGGGCGGTCCCGACGTGGACGTAGCGCAGTCGCTGGTGCAGGCCGGAATCGGCTACATCGACGCCGCGGTCGAGCAGGCCCGCGACGCCGCGGGCGAACCCGACGCCGGATTCGACATCACCGTCGAGAGCGAGATTCCGCTCGGCGCGGGGTTGGGGTCCTCCGCCGCGGTCACGACGGCGGGCATCGACGCCGGGGCGCGCGAGTTGGGCGTCGAACTCTCCACCGAAGAAATCGCCGAGCGCGCCTATCGCGCGGAACTCGAAGTGCAGGACGGCGAGGCGTCGCGCGCCGACACCTTCTGCTCGGCGACGGGCGGCGCGGTCCGCGTGGAGGGCGACGACTGCCGGGCCATCGAGGCCCCGGACCTGCCGTTCGTCATCGGGTTCGACGGCGGCGCGGGCGACACCGGACAGCTCGTCGCGGGCGTCCGGGCGCTCCGCGAGGAGTACGACTTCGCGGCCGACACCGTCGAGAGCATCGGCGACATCGTGCGCCGCGGCGAGGAGGCCCTCGTCGCGGGCGACATAGCGGAACTCGGCGAACTCATGAACTTCAACCACGGCCTGCTGGAGGCGCTGGGGGTCTCCTCGCGGTCGCTCGACCAGATGGTCTGGGCCGCGAGGGACGCTGGCGCGCACGGAGCCAAACTGACCGGCGCGGGCGGCGGCGGGTGTATCGTTGCGCTTGACCCCACGGACAGCACCGAGACCGCGCTCCGGTACACGCCCGGTTGCGAGGACGCCTTTCGGGCGGAACTGGACACCGACGGCGTTCGCGCGGAGGAACCATGA